One window from the genome of Helicoverpa armigera isolate CAAS_96S chromosome 4, ASM3070526v1, whole genome shotgun sequence encodes:
- the LOC135116815 gene encoding tRNA N6-adenosine threonylcarbamoyltransferase, mitochondrial-like yields MLVLQKRIKNTIKAYVAKAISCRTITFTKKSVILGIETSCDDTGCAIIDGSGRLLGDSLFSQTAVHTRYGGVNPLVAHELHRMNIDKAVTDSLQKACITIEDVDAIAVTTRPGLLLSLQIGAKYARYLSRIHSKPLIPIHHMEAHALVARMYHDIQFPFLVLLISGGHCLLSLVKDVNDFELLGEGLDNAPGEVFDKVARRMKLRNIPEYSKISGGRAVELAAQKSTNQDLFEFPLPLARYRDCNFSFSGLKDSLERKLLKKEDEHNAIGDELIPEVNDLCAAFQLAVAEHIAHRTERAMMYCEKNNLIKPDNRVIVVSGGVACNNFIFKSIEYIGNKMGYTAYRPPPAVCTDNGVMIAWNGLEKLRIQCDVRTDFSFKEVEPEAPLGKNLIEHVKAAYIQTKVTRLKTLYK; encoded by the coding sequence ATGTTAGTTCTTCAAAAACGTattaaaaataccattaaaGCTTATGTTGCAAAGGCAATTAGCTGTAGAAcaataacttttacaaaaaaatctgtgaTACTGGGAATCGAAACATCATGTGATGATACAGGCTGTGCCATTATTGATGGTTCAGGCCGACTCTTGGGTGACAGTTTGTTCTCACAAACTGCTGTACACACTAGATACGGCGGAGTGAACCCACTTGTCGCTCATGAGTTACACAGAATGAATATTGATAAAGCAGTAACAGACAGCCTACAAAAAGCCTGTATAACCATTGAAGACGTAGATGCAATCGCTGTAACAACTAGGCCCGGTTTACTTCTAAGCCTTCAAATAGGAGCAAAGTATGCTAGGTACCTTTCAAGAATACATTCAAAACCTTTAATACCTATTCATCATATGGAAGCCCATGCGCTGGTAGCAAGAATGTACCATGATATCCAGTTTCCTTTCTTAGTACTGCTCATATCAGGTGGGCATTGCTTACTATCACTTGTAAAAGATGTCAATGATTTTGAATTACTAGGCGAAGGTCTGGATAATGCTCCTGGTGAGGTTTTTGACAAAGTGGCTAGAAGGATGAAACTGAGAAACATTCCTGAATACTCGAAGATATCAGGAGGACGAGCAGTAGAGTTGGCAGCACAGAAATCCACTAATCAAGACTTATTTGAATTTCCTTTGCCTTTAGCGAGATATAGAGATTGTAACTTCAGTTTTAGTGGGCTCAAAGACTCCTTGGAGCGCAAACTATTGAAAAAGGAGGACGAACATAATGCAATTGGTGATGAATTAATACCAGAAGTAAATGACTTATGTGCTGCATTCCAACTTGCTGTTGCAGAGCATATAGCCCATAGAACAGAGAGAGCCATGATGTATTgtgaaaaaaacaatttgataaaacCAGACAATAGGGTAATAGTTGTGTCTGGAGGTGTTGCttgcaataattttatatttaaatccaTAGAATATATTGGGAATAAAATGGGTTACACTGCCTACCGGCCACCTCCAGCTGTATGCACAGATAATGGTGTTATGATAGCTTGGAATGGCTTAGAGAAACTAAGGATCCAGTGTGATGTAAGAACTGACTTCAGCTTCAAAGAAGTGGAACCAGAAGCACCACTTGGCAAAAACTTAATAGAACATGTAAAGGCTGCCTATATACAAACTAAAGTTACaagattaaaaactttgtacaaatga